A part of Nesterenkonia lutea genomic DNA contains:
- a CDS encoding ATP-dependent Clp protease ATP-binding subunit — translation MFERFTDRARRVVVLAQEEARMLNHNYIGTEHILLGLIHEGEGVAAKALESLDISLTGVREKVQEKIGPGQNAPSGHIPFTPRAKKVLELSLREALQLGHNYIGTEHILLGLIREGEGVAAQVLVELNADLNKVRQQVIQLLSGYSGGNQEKAGAGVGQSSSNEGTPAGSVVLDQFGRNLTAAAREAQLDPVVGRDYERERVMQVLSRRTKNNPVLIGEPGVGKTAVVEGLAQAIVNGDVPELLKDKQLYTLDLGSLVAGSRYRGDFEERLKKVLKEIRTRGDIILFIDEIHTLVGAGAAEGAIDAANILKPLLARGELQTIGATTLDEYRKHIEKDAALERRFQPIQVAEPSVEVTVQILRGLRDRYEAHHKVSITEEALEAAASLANRYINDRFLPDKAIDLIDEAGARLRIQKMTAPPELKEFDAKIEDVRREKEAAIDAQDFEGAASLRDKEQKLVDERQAKEDAWKSSSNDEIAEVDADLIAEVLAFSTGIPVFKLTEQESDRLRRMEEELHKRVIGQDEAVKSLSRAIRRTRAGLKDPNRPSGSFIFAGPTGVGKTELAKSLAEFLFGDEEAMITLDMSEFSEKHTVSRLFGAPPGYVGYEEGGQLTEKVRRRPFSVVLFDEVEKAHSDLFNSLLQILEDGRLTDSQGRVVDFKNTVIIMTTNLGTRDISKGVMTGFTSSEDTTTNYERMKATVSQELRQHFRPEFLNRVDDTIVFPQLKQEEIVQIVDLFVNRLRSRLAEQAMTLEVTQPARVFLAETGYDPAMGARPLRRTIQTLIEDELSERILYGEIPHGAGIEIGVEGEGRERKLTFEWHEPQDQIEAADEPAAIES, via the coding sequence ATGTTCGAGAGATTTACTGATCGCGCCCGGCGCGTGGTTGTGCTTGCCCAAGAAGAGGCACGCATGCTGAACCACAATTACATCGGAACCGAGCACATTCTGCTCGGTCTCATCCATGAAGGTGAGGGTGTCGCGGCCAAGGCCCTTGAGTCGCTGGACATCTCACTGACCGGAGTGCGCGAGAAGGTGCAGGAGAAGATCGGTCCCGGCCAGAACGCGCCGAGCGGTCACATCCCCTTCACCCCGCGCGCCAAGAAGGTCCTGGAGCTCTCGCTGCGCGAGGCGCTCCAGCTGGGCCACAACTACATCGGGACCGAGCACATCCTGCTGGGTCTGATCCGCGAGGGCGAGGGTGTCGCAGCCCAGGTCCTCGTGGAGCTCAACGCCGACCTGAACAAGGTCCGCCAGCAGGTCATCCAGCTCCTCTCCGGCTACTCCGGTGGAAATCAGGAGAAGGCCGGCGCGGGTGTCGGACAGAGCAGCTCGAATGAGGGCACCCCCGCAGGCTCGGTGGTGCTCGACCAGTTCGGGCGCAACCTCACCGCCGCCGCGCGTGAAGCGCAGCTGGACCCCGTGGTGGGCCGCGACTACGAGCGCGAGCGCGTGATGCAGGTGCTCTCCCGCCGCACCAAGAACAATCCGGTGCTGATCGGTGAGCCCGGTGTCGGCAAGACCGCCGTCGTCGAAGGCCTGGCCCAGGCCATCGTCAACGGAGACGTCCCGGAGCTGCTCAAGGACAAGCAGCTCTACACGCTTGACCTCGGATCCCTGGTGGCCGGCTCGCGCTACCGCGGTGACTTCGAGGAGCGGCTCAAGAAGGTGCTCAAGGAGATCCGCACCCGCGGAGACATCATCCTGTTCATCGACGAGATCCACACGCTGGTCGGAGCAGGCGCCGCTGAGGGTGCCATCGACGCCGCCAACATCCTCAAGCCCCTGCTGGCCCGAGGTGAGCTGCAGACCATCGGCGCCACCACGCTTGATGAGTACCGCAAGCACATCGAGAAAGATGCTGCGCTGGAACGCCGCTTCCAGCCGATCCAGGTGGCGGAGCCTTCAGTGGAGGTGACCGTGCAGATCCTGCGCGGGCTGCGCGACCGCTATGAGGCCCACCACAAGGTCTCCATCACCGAGGAGGCCCTGGAAGCTGCCGCCTCGCTGGCCAACCGCTACATCAACGATCGCTTCCTGCCGGACAAGGCCATCGACCTGATCGATGAGGCCGGCGCCCGGCTGCGCATCCAGAAGATGACGGCACCGCCGGAGCTCAAGGAGTTCGACGCGAAGATCGAGGACGTTCGGCGGGAGAAGGAAGCCGCCATCGACGCCCAGGACTTCGAGGGCGCCGCCAGCCTGCGCGACAAGGAGCAGAAGCTTGTCGATGAGCGTCAGGCCAAGGAGGACGCGTGGAAGTCGAGCTCCAATGATGAGATCGCCGAGGTCGATGCAGATCTGATCGCGGAGGTCCTCGCCTTCTCCACCGGCATCCCGGTGTTCAAGCTCACCGAGCAGGAGTCGGATCGTCTCCGCCGCATGGAGGAGGAGCTGCACAAGCGGGTCATCGGCCAGGACGAGGCGGTGAAGTCGCTCTCCCGGGCCATCCGGCGCACCCGTGCCGGGCTGAAGGACCCGAACCGCCCCTCGGGCTCGTTCATCTTCGCCGGGCCCACCGGCGTCGGCAAGACCGAGCTGGCCAAGTCCCTGGCAGAGTTCCTCTTCGGTGACGAAGAGGCCATGATCACCCTGGACATGTCCGAGTTCTCCGAGAAGCACACCGTCTCGCGGCTCTTCGGCGCCCCTCCGGGCTACGTCGGCTACGAGGAGGGCGGGCAGCTCACCGAGAAGGTGCGGCGCCGTCCGTTCTCCGTGGTCCTCTTCGACGAGGTCGAGAAGGCCCACTCGGATCTGTTCAACTCGTTGCTGCAGATCCTGGAGGACGGTCGCCTGACCGACTCCCAGGGCCGCGTGGTGGACTTCAAGAACACGGTGATCATCATGACCACCAACCTCGGCACCCGGGACATCTCCAAGGGCGTGATGACCGGCTTCACCTCCAGTGAAGACACCACCACCAACTACGAGCGGATGAAGGCCACGGTCAGCCAGGAGCTGCGTCAGCACTTCCGGCCGGAGTTCCTCAACCGTGTGGATGACACCATCGTCTTCCCGCAGCTCAAGCAGGAGGAGATCGTCCAGATCGTGGATCTGTTCGTGAACCGTCTGCGCTCGAGGCTCGCCGAGCAGGCCATGACCCTCGAGGTCACCCAGCCCGCCCGGGTGTTCCTCGCCGAGACCGGCTACGATCCGGCGATGGGTGCCCGGCCGCTGCGCCGCACCATCCAGACCCTGATCGAGGACGAGCTCTCCGAGCGGATCCTCTACGGCGAGATCCCCCACGGCGCAGGCATCGAGATCGGCGTCGAGGGCGAAGGGCGCGAGCGCAAGCTCACCTTCGAGTGGCACGAGCCGCAGGACCAGATCGAAGCTGCAGACGAGCCGGCCGCGATCGAGAGCTGA
- the lysS gene encoding lysine--tRNA ligase: MTDQNPAPAGRRDIDNNDQRAVRLDKRERLLEGGIQPYPVTVERTASLTEVRERFPELEPGASTGEIVSVAGRVMFVRNTGKLCFATLQEGGPDGSGTRLQAMLSLAEIGEEALAQWKSLVDLGDHVRITGEVIASRRGELSIMASSFEIASKSVRPLPVLHAELNEETRVRQRYADLIVRDEARQMVYQRAAVTRSIRETLHGHGYVEVETPMLQLIHGGAQARPFQTHLNAFDQDMTLRIATELYLKRAVVGGIDRVFEIGRVFRNEGVDSTHSPEFTTLESYEAWADMYVMAERMREMILRAADAAGVSRQIETEQGVIDLDSEWKWLSVYPALSEAVGREITPETPAEQLREIAQSQEVSVDPDWDAQKLVIELFGEIVEPQLIQPTFVCDYPPAAQPLARAHRDKPGVIEAWDLVIGGMERGTAFSELVDPVLQRERLVEQSRMAAAGDDEAMQHDEDFLRALEYGAPPMGGIGLGIDRLVMLFTGAGIRETILFPLLKPEAQG, from the coding sequence GTGACTGACCAGAATCCCGCCCCAGCCGGCAGAAGAGACATCGACAACAACGACCAGCGCGCTGTGCGTCTGGACAAGCGCGAGCGCCTGCTCGAAGGCGGGATCCAGCCCTATCCGGTCACGGTCGAGCGCACCGCCTCGCTGACCGAGGTGCGCGAGCGCTTCCCCGAGCTGGAGCCGGGCGCCTCCACTGGAGAGATCGTCTCGGTGGCCGGACGCGTGATGTTCGTGCGCAACACCGGCAAGCTGTGCTTCGCCACGCTACAGGAGGGCGGCCCCGACGGCAGCGGCACCCGCCTCCAGGCCATGCTCTCACTGGCCGAGATCGGGGAGGAGGCGCTCGCCCAGTGGAAGTCCCTGGTGGATCTCGGGGACCATGTGCGCATCACCGGGGAGGTCATCGCCTCCCGCCGCGGAGAGCTCTCCATCATGGCGAGCTCCTTCGAGATCGCGTCCAAGTCGGTGCGCCCGCTGCCGGTGCTGCACGCAGAGCTCAATGAGGAGACCCGGGTCCGCCAGCGCTATGCGGATCTGATCGTCCGGGATGAAGCACGGCAGATGGTCTATCAGCGCGCCGCCGTGACCCGCTCCATCCGCGAGACCCTTCACGGGCACGGCTACGTGGAGGTGGAGACTCCCATGCTCCAGCTCATCCATGGCGGCGCACAGGCGCGTCCTTTCCAAACGCACCTCAACGCCTTTGATCAGGACATGACGCTGCGCATCGCCACAGAGCTCTACCTCAAGCGCGCCGTGGTCGGCGGCATCGATCGGGTCTTCGAGATCGGTCGGGTCTTTCGCAATGAAGGGGTGGACTCGACCCATTCCCCGGAGTTCACCACGCTCGAGTCATACGAGGCGTGGGCGGACATGTACGTGATGGCCGAACGGATGCGCGAGATGATTCTCCGCGCGGCAGATGCCGCGGGCGTGAGCCGGCAGATCGAGACCGAGCAGGGCGTCATCGATCTCGACAGCGAATGGAAGTGGCTCTCCGTCTACCCGGCGCTGTCCGAGGCGGTGGGTCGGGAGATCACTCCCGAGACCCCTGCGGAGCAGCTGCGCGAGATCGCGCAGTCCCAGGAGGTCTCCGTCGACCCGGACTGGGACGCGCAGAAGCTGGTCATCGAGCTCTTCGGCGAGATCGTGGAGCCGCAGCTGATCCAGCCGACGTTCGTCTGCGACTATCCACCCGCCGCGCAGCCGCTCGCCCGGGCCCACCGTGACAAGCCCGGGGTCATCGAGGCCTGGGACCTGGTCATCGGAGGCATGGAACGCGGCACGGCCTTCTCCGAGCTTGTCGACCCGGTGCTGCAGCGCGAGCGTCTCGTGGAGCAGTCTCGAATGGCCGCCGCCGGCGACGACGAGGCCATGCAGCACGACGAGGATTTCCTGCGGGCCCTGGAGTACGGCGCCCCGCCGATGGGTGGCATCGGCCTCGGCATCGACCGACTGGTGATGCTCTTCACCGGAGCAGGCATCCGCGAGACGATCCTGTTCCCGCTCCTGAAGCCAGAGGCGCAGGGCTGA
- a CDS encoding amino-acid N-acetyltransferase, translating into MGSFITRPARTADVSAIMGMAEPLVDQRVLVPKEAVAYYESIQEFLVAEAEDQSLIGFGALHVMWKDLAEVRTLATDSRWRGHGVGSALLEGLTTRARELGVARVFCLTFEVDFFTRHGFGIMNDQETVDPEVYTELLRSPDEGVAEFLDLARVKPNTLGNTRMILEL; encoded by the coding sequence ATGGGTTCCTTCATCACCAGGCCGGCACGCACCGCCGATGTCTCGGCCATCATGGGCATGGCGGAGCCGCTGGTCGACCAGAGGGTCCTGGTGCCCAAGGAAGCCGTGGCCTACTACGAGTCCATCCAGGAGTTCCTCGTCGCCGAGGCAGAGGATCAGAGCCTCATCGGCTTCGGTGCGCTGCATGTGATGTGGAAGGACCTGGCCGAAGTGCGCACCCTGGCGACGGATTCACGCTGGCGAGGTCACGGAGTGGGATCGGCGCTGCTGGAGGGACTCACCACGCGGGCCCGTGAACTGGGCGTGGCCCGCGTCTTCTGTCTGACCTTCGAGGTCGACTTCTTCACCCGGCACGGGTTCGGGATCATGAATGACCAGGAGACCGTGGACCCTGAGGTCTATACCGAGCTGCTGCGCTCCCCGGATGAAGGTGTGGCCGAGTTCCTGGACCTGGCCCGGGTCAAGCCGAACACCCTCGGCAACACCCGCATGATCCTCGAGCTCTGA
- a CDS encoding histone-like nucleoid-structuring protein Lsr2, producing the protein MAQKVEVVLVDDLDGSEAKETVTFGLDSRFYEIDLSDDHARELRETLKKYIRKGRAIAPPSPQNEARQIRDWAVKNGYQVSSRGRLHRDIVEAYRNAKKR; encoded by the coding sequence ATGGCCCAAAAGGTAGAAGTGGTTCTCGTCGATGATCTTGACGGAAGCGAAGCAAAGGAGACGGTCACATTCGGCCTGGACTCCCGGTTTTATGAGATAGATCTCAGTGATGACCACGCGAGAGAGCTGCGCGAGACGCTGAAGAAATACATCCGCAAGGGCCGGGCGATCGCTCCGCCCTCACCCCAGAACGAAGCGCGCCAGATCCGTGACTGGGCCGTGAAGAACGGATATCAGGTCTCCAGCAGGGGTCGTCTGCACCGCGACATCGTCGAGGCCTACCGCAACGCCAAGAAGCGATAG
- the radA gene encoding DNA repair protein RadA, whose translation MATRTAARSSSRSKGSPAFECTECGWQTVKWVGRCPECQAWGSVQEKGQVTARTTAASQLAAPARVIHEVDASEAEFRPTSIGELDRVLGGGLVPGAVILMAGEPGVGKSTLLLQVAAAVARAHTGSPVLYMTGEESAAQVKKRAERIDAISDGLYLAAESDLGQALGQVEKLSPQLTIMDSVQTFSSAEVDGAAGGVTQIREVTASMIEAAKRKNMTTILVGHVTKDGNIAGPRMLEHLVDVVCQFEGDRHSRLRLLRAVKNRYGPTDDVGCFDLNEDGLTSLADPSGLFVSAMTERVPGTCITITLEGRRPLTAEVQALVAESQAAQPRRAVSGLDSPRVSMLLAVLQRRAKLTALMKSEAYVATVGGVKITEPAADLSIALAVASAALEKPLPNRFVAFGEVGLAGEVRPVPGLRQRLEEAQRLGFTHAIVPRRSTGTEKEAVPEGMRIREVGSLTEALSLVLDGGQSGAGQSGAGQSD comes from the coding sequence ATGGCAACTCGCACCGCTGCACGGAGCAGCTCCCGCTCCAAGGGGTCCCCGGCCTTCGAATGCACCGAATGCGGCTGGCAGACCGTCAAGTGGGTGGGACGCTGCCCCGAATGCCAGGCCTGGGGCTCAGTCCAGGAGAAGGGCCAGGTCACCGCCCGGACGACCGCGGCCAGCCAGCTCGCTGCCCCGGCCAGAGTCATCCATGAGGTGGACGCCTCGGAGGCCGAGTTCAGGCCCACCTCCATCGGGGAGCTGGATCGAGTCCTCGGCGGCGGGCTGGTGCCCGGTGCCGTGATCCTCATGGCGGGGGAGCCCGGTGTCGGCAAGTCCACGCTGCTGCTCCAGGTGGCCGCCGCCGTGGCCCGCGCACACACCGGCTCACCGGTGCTGTACATGACCGGCGAGGAGTCTGCGGCGCAGGTCAAGAAGCGTGCCGAGCGCATCGATGCGATCTCGGACGGGCTCTACCTCGCGGCCGAGTCGGATCTGGGCCAGGCGCTGGGCCAGGTCGAGAAGCTCTCCCCCCAGCTGACCATCATGGACTCGGTGCAGACCTTCTCCTCGGCGGAGGTGGACGGCGCCGCGGGGGGAGTCACGCAGATCCGTGAGGTCACCGCCTCGATGATCGAGGCCGCCAAGCGCAAGAACATGACCACCATCCTGGTGGGACATGTCACCAAGGATGGCAACATCGCCGGGCCCCGGATGCTCGAGCATCTGGTGGACGTGGTCTGTCAGTTCGAAGGTGACCGGCACTCGCGGCTGCGACTGCTCCGCGCGGTGAAGAACCGCTACGGGCCCACCGATGACGTGGGCTGCTTCGATCTCAATGAGGACGGACTGACCTCCCTGGCTGATCCCAGCGGGCTGTTCGTCTCCGCGATGACCGAACGCGTGCCGGGCACCTGCATCACCATCACGCTGGAAGGACGACGCCCGCTGACCGCCGAGGTCCAGGCCCTGGTCGCCGAGTCCCAGGCCGCCCAGCCCCGCCGCGCCGTCTCCGGGCTGGACTCTCCTCGGGTCTCGATGCTCCTGGCGGTGCTCCAGCGTCGCGCGAAGCTGACCGCCCTGATGAAGTCGGAGGCCTATGTGGCGACGGTCGGGGGAGTCAAGATCACCGAGCCTGCGGCGGACCTCTCGATCGCGCTTGCGGTGGCCTCGGCGGCGCTGGAGAAGCCGCTGCCGAACAGGTTCGTGGCCTTCGGCGAGGTCGGTCTGGCTGGTGAGGTCCGCCCGGTGCCCGGCCTGCGCCAGCGCCTGGAGGAGGCCCAGCGGCTGGGCTTCACCCACGCCATCGTTCCGCGCCGGTCCACCGGGACCGAGAAGGAGGCGGTGCCCGAGGGCATGCGCATCCGCGAGGTGGGATCGCTCACCGAGGCGCTGAGCCTGGTCCTCGACGGAGGGCAGTCAGGCGCAGGTCAGTCAGGCGCAGGCCAGTCCGACTGA
- a CDS encoding DUF3817 domain-containing protein, producing the protein MFRSPKIFFRVMAFAEAVSWTLLIGGMILRATSGLDVAVSIGGGIHGFVFLAYAATAVIVAKNQRWPGGPTAIALISAVIPYATVPVDLWLKRSDRLDGPWRTRATADPRDHSWHDRALRVLLNRPALIGGALAAVVVLVFIALLVIGPPGS; encoded by the coding sequence GTGTTCCGCTCCCCCAAGATCTTCTTCCGCGTGATGGCCTTCGCCGAGGCCGTCTCCTGGACACTGCTCATCGGTGGGATGATCCTGCGGGCCACCAGCGGCCTGGACGTCGCCGTGAGCATCGGCGGCGGCATCCACGGCTTCGTGTTCCTGGCCTACGCCGCCACCGCGGTGATCGTCGCGAAGAACCAGCGCTGGCCGGGCGGACCCACGGCGATCGCGCTGATCAGCGCCGTCATCCCCTATGCCACGGTGCCGGTGGACCTCTGGCTCAAGCGCAGCGATCGGCTCGACGGACCATGGCGCACCCGGGCCACGGCCGACCCCCGTGATCACAGCTGGCACGACCGCGCCCTGCGGGTGCTGCTGAACCGGCCCGCGCTCATCGGTGGTGCGCTGGCCGCCGTCGTCGTCCTGGTCTTCATCGCCCTGCTGGTGATCGGCCCTCCGGGCTCCTAG
- a CDS encoding arsenate reductase ArsC, which yields MSTEKPTVLFVCVHNAGRSQMAAGFLREIAGDSIQVFSGGTQPADSVNSTAVEAMAEVGIDISKNIPDKLSPYTVQQSDVVVTMGCGDDCPFYPGKRYEDWKLDDPAGQSIEKVRVIRDDIRGRVRELLGTLNVTV from the coding sequence ATGAGCACCGAGAAGCCCACCGTCCTGTTCGTCTGCGTCCACAATGCCGGCCGCTCCCAGATGGCCGCCGGATTCCTGCGCGAGATCGCCGGGGACTCCATCCAGGTCTTCTCCGGCGGCACCCAGCCGGCAGACTCCGTGAACAGCACTGCCGTCGAGGCCATGGCCGAGGTGGGCATCGACATCTCCAAGAACATCCCCGACAAGCTCTCGCCGTACACCGTGCAACAGTCTGATGTCGTCGTGACCATGGGCTGCGGAGACGACTGCCCGTTCTACCCGGGGAAGCGCTATGAGGACTGGAAGCTCGATGATCCGGCCGGTCAGAGCATAGAGAAGGTGCGCGTGATCCGCGATGACATCCGGGGACGCGTGCGCGAGCTGCTCGGCACGCTGAACGTCACGGTCTGA
- the arsB gene encoding ACR3 family arsenite efflux transporter, with translation MPNTSAVVAKLSVLDRFLPVWILAAMALGLALGAVVPQVGTAMESMEVAGVSLPIAIGLLVMMYPVLAKVRYDETGRVLTDKKLVVTSLLINWLLAPAFMFALAWAFLPDLPEYRTGLIIVGLARCIAMVLIWNDLACGDREAAAVLVAINSVFQVFMFGVLGWFYLQVLPGWLGLETTSAEFSVAAITISVLVFLGIPLVAGFLTRTFGERVRGREWYETTVLPKIGPWALYGLLFTIVVLFALQGEQVLTNPMDVVRIALPLLVYFVVIFGASMLIGWMLRMGYERTTTLSFTAAGNNFELAIAVSIATFGATSGQALAGVVGPLIEVPVLVALVYVALWTRRFFTGSNTPAAQESAIAGAAPTTL, from the coding sequence ATGCCCAACACCTCAGCTGTCGTGGCCAAGCTCTCGGTCCTGGACCGATTCCTGCCGGTGTGGATCCTCGCCGCCATGGCGCTGGGGCTCGCGCTGGGCGCCGTCGTCCCTCAGGTGGGCACCGCCATGGAGTCCATGGAGGTCGCCGGAGTCTCACTGCCCATCGCCATCGGACTGCTGGTGATGATGTACCCCGTGCTGGCCAAGGTCCGCTATGACGAGACCGGCAGGGTCCTGACGGACAAGAAGCTCGTGGTCACCTCGCTGCTGATCAACTGGCTGCTGGCCCCCGCCTTCATGTTCGCGCTGGCCTGGGCCTTCCTCCCCGACCTGCCGGAGTACCGGACGGGCCTGATCATCGTGGGACTTGCTCGCTGCATCGCCATGGTGCTGATCTGGAACGATCTGGCCTGCGGTGATCGCGAGGCAGCCGCGGTGCTCGTCGCGATCAACTCGGTGTTCCAGGTGTTCATGTTCGGTGTGCTCGGCTGGTTCTACCTCCAGGTCCTGCCCGGCTGGCTGGGGCTGGAGACCACCTCCGCTGAATTCTCCGTCGCTGCGATCACCATCTCCGTCCTCGTCTTCCTGGGCATACCGCTCGTGGCCGGCTTCCTCACCCGCACCTTCGGCGAGCGCGTGCGGGGCCGTGAATGGTACGAGACCACGGTCCTGCCGAAGATCGGACCCTGGGCCCTCTACGGCCTGCTCTTCACGATCGTGGTGCTCTTCGCCCTGCAGGGTGAACAGGTGCTGACCAACCCGATGGACGTGGTCCGGATCGCCCTGCCGCTGCTGGTCTACTTCGTGGTCATCTTCGGCGCCTCGATGCTCATCGGCTGGATGCTGCGCATGGGCTACGAGCGCACCACCACGCTGTCCTTCACGGCCGCCGGAAACAACTTCGAGCTCGCCATCGCCGTGTCCATCGCCACCTTCGGCGCGACCAGCGGCCAGGCCCTCGCCGGCGTCGTGGGTCCGCTCATCGAGGTGCCGGTGCTCGTCGCCCTGGTCTACGTCGCCCTGTGGACCCGCCGGTTCTTCACCGGCTCGAACACTCCCGCCGCCCAGGAGAGCGCGATCGCCGGGGCCGCCCCCACCACGCTCTGA
- a CDS encoding ArsR/SmtB family transcription factor gives MTLQTDCQTPMTASVSLDPEEAAELAAGFKALADPHRITLLTLIAAEEKREACVCDLTEPLGLGQPTVSHHLKVLVDAGFLTREKRGTWSYYSVVQGALPRLFNAMTERTAR, from the coding sequence ATGACCCTCCAGACCGACTGTCAGACTCCCATGACGGCCAGCGTCTCACTGGATCCGGAAGAGGCTGCCGAGCTCGCCGCAGGATTCAAGGCGCTCGCTGACCCGCACCGGATCACGCTGCTGACGCTGATCGCCGCGGAGGAGAAGCGGGAAGCCTGCGTCTGTGACCTCACCGAGCCGCTCGGGCTGGGCCAGCCCACGGTGTCCCACCATCTGAAGGTCCTTGTCGACGCCGGGTTCCTCACCCGCGAGAAGCGGGGGACCTGGTCCTACTATTCTGTCGTGCAGGGTGCCCTGCCCAGACTCTTCAATGCCATGACCGAGAGGACCGCCCGGTGA
- a CDS encoding arsenate-mycothiol transferase ArsC — MTEPAAASSQDASSTHPAERPVRAAEEEVAPVAVPAPRTEAPAVLFVCVKNGGKSQMAAGLLRHDLAVAGEEGAVLVSSAGTQPGSEINALSAEVLQDIGADITGETPTQLTPEAMREAGHVVLIGAEAEVPDLDGVEVERWEVDEPSARGITGRERMELVRDDIHLRVRELRDRLLG; from the coding sequence GTGACGGAACCAGCAGCAGCGAGCAGCCAGGACGCATCATCCACGCACCCCGCCGAGCGGCCAGTTCGCGCCGCCGAGGAGGAGGTCGCACCGGTGGCAGTTCCCGCTCCGCGCACCGAGGCTCCTGCTGTGCTCTTCGTCTGTGTCAAGAACGGCGGCAAGTCCCAGATGGCGGCCGGACTGCTGCGGCATGACCTCGCCGTCGCGGGAGAAGAAGGTGCCGTCCTCGTCTCCTCCGCCGGGACGCAGCCAGGATCTGAGATCAACGCGCTCTCTGCGGAGGTCCTGCAGGACATCGGAGCCGACATCACGGGAGAGACTCCGACGCAGCTGACGCCCGAGGCGATGCGTGAGGCTGGGCACGTTGTGCTCATCGGAGCCGAGGCTGAGGTTCCGGACCTCGACGGCGTGGAGGTGGAGCGCTGGGAGGTCGACGAGCCCAGTGCGCGCGGCATCACGGGGCGCGAACGCATGGAGCTTGTCCGCGACGACATCCACCTGCGTGTGCGGGAGCTGCGCGACCGCCTGCTCGGCTGA
- a CDS encoding A/G-specific adenine glycosylase, with protein MKAAAPNPASTTSARADISFTPEPTLVHDRVIEWFEEHARTLPWREPDCTPWGVMVSEIMLQQTPVVRVLPRWQEWMRRWPRPADLAAAPVAEILRAWDRLGYPRRALRLQAAAQAMVDDHGGEVPGTADELRRLPGVGEYTAAAVACFAFNQPEVVVDTNIRRVHARAFTGHALPGKTYTSAQRRLAHDLMPATASDDGATACAWNASVMELGALICTARAPQCEVCPVADLCAWRTAGSPAPTEEQQTKGQAWAGTDRQVRGAIMAALRTSAAVPRAELLDGLALPEASAQQRSRCLDSLITDGLAAQAGDRVSLPGA; from the coding sequence ATGAAAGCCGCCGCACCGAACCCTGCCTCCACCACGTCCGCACGCGCTGATATCAGCTTCACCCCCGAGCCCACGCTGGTCCATGATCGCGTGATCGAGTGGTTCGAGGAGCATGCCCGGACGCTGCCCTGGCGGGAGCCGGACTGCACCCCCTGGGGCGTGATGGTCAGCGAGATCATGCTGCAGCAGACCCCCGTGGTGCGGGTGCTTCCGCGCTGGCAGGAATGGATGCGACGCTGGCCGCGCCCGGCGGATCTGGCGGCGGCGCCGGTCGCTGAGATTCTGCGGGCCTGGGATCGGCTGGGCTATCCGCGCCGCGCGCTGCGTCTGCAGGCCGCCGCTCAGGCGATGGTGGACGACCACGGCGGGGAGGTTCCCGGCACCGCTGACGAGCTGCGGAGACTTCCCGGAGTGGGCGAGTACACCGCCGCCGCTGTGGCCTGCTTCGCGTTCAACCAGCCCGAGGTCGTGGTGGACACCAACATCCGCAGGGTCCACGCGCGGGCCTTCACCGGCCATGCCCTGCCGGGCAAGACCTACACCTCGGCGCAGCGACGACTGGCCCACGACCTGATGCCGGCCACAGCCTCTGACGACGGGGCCACGGCCTGCGCCTGGAACGCCTCGGTCATGGAGCTGGGCGCGCTGATCTGCACCGCGCGTGCTCCACAGTGTGAGGTGTGCCCGGTGGCGGACCTCTGCGCCTGGCGCACCGCAGGTTCGCCGGCGCCCACCGAGGAGCAGCAGACCAAGGGGCAGGCCTGGGCGGGCACTGACCGACAGGTGCGTGGGGCGATCATGGCAGCGCTGCGCACCTCGGCGGCGGTGCCGCGCGCGGAGCTCCTGGACGGGCTGGCGCTGCCCGAGGCATCAGCTCAGCAGCGCTCCCGGTGTCTCGATTCGCTGATCACCGACGGGCTGGCCGCACAGGCCGGAGACCGCGTCAGCCTGCCCGGAGCCTAG